In Rhizobium sp. WSM4643, the following are encoded in one genomic region:
- a CDS encoding ribose-phosphate pyrophosphokinase: MKVFAGNSNRQLAEAICNYLNVPLGKASVRRFADQEIFVEIQENVRGEDVFLVQPTAFPANDHLMELLIMIDAMRRSSARRITAVLPYFGYARQDRRASGRTPISAKLVANLITEAGADRVMTLDLHAGQIQGFFDIPTDNLFAMPVLTRDIKSHYDLSNVVVVSPDVGGVVRARALAKRLDCLLAIVDKRRDRPGDSEVMNIIGDIAGKDCLLIDDIVDSGGTLCNAADAMLAKGASSVTAYITHGVLSGGAVTRVTSSKLRELVITDSIQPTTAVLSAHNIRVVTTAPLIGEAISRTAQEESVSSLFD; this comes from the coding sequence ATGAAGGTTTTCGCAGGCAATTCGAACCGGCAACTCGCCGAAGCGATCTGCAACTATCTCAATGTTCCCTTGGGGAAAGCCAGTGTTCGAAGGTTTGCCGATCAGGAAATCTTCGTGGAGATCCAGGAAAATGTGCGCGGTGAGGATGTTTTCCTCGTGCAGCCGACCGCCTTTCCCGCCAACGATCATCTGATGGAACTGCTGATCATGATCGACGCCATGCGTCGTTCGTCAGCCCGCCGCATCACCGCCGTCCTGCCCTATTTCGGCTATGCCCGTCAGGACCGCCGGGCTTCCGGCCGTACGCCGATCTCCGCCAAGCTGGTCGCAAACCTCATTACAGAGGCCGGCGCTGACCGCGTCATGACGCTCGATCTTCATGCCGGGCAGATCCAGGGCTTCTTCGATATACCCACCGACAACCTCTTTGCCATGCCCGTGCTGACCCGCGACATCAAGAGCCACTATGACCTCAGCAACGTCGTGGTCGTCTCGCCCGACGTCGGCGGCGTGGTTCGCGCCCGCGCGCTCGCGAAGCGCCTGGACTGTCTTCTGGCCATCGTCGACAAGCGCCGCGATCGGCCGGGTGACTCCGAAGTCATGAACATCATCGGCGACATTGCCGGCAAGGACTGCCTGCTGATTGACGATATCGTCGATTCCGGCGGCACGCTCTGCAACGCGGCCGACGCGATGCTGGCCAAGGGTGCGTCCAGCGTCACCGCCTATATCACCCACGGCGTTCTTTCCGGCGGCGCGGTTACCCGCGTCACCTCCTCAAAGCTGCGCGAACTCGTCATCACGGATTCGATCCAGCCGACCACGGCCGTGCTTTCGGCACACAATATCCGCGTCGTAACGACGGCGCCCCTGATCGGCGAAGCCATCAGCCGAACGGCCCAGGAAGAGTCCGTCTCCAGCCTGTTTGACTGA
- a CDS encoding FAD-dependent oxidoreductase — MKVLIIGAGTGGLALAHLLKQAGVCIAVYERDFAPNADTGGYRVGISPAGSRALKACIPGELYDLYVATCARSPRYFNMLTEQLGEVLSFDVDDADPNALDGEKNVVRKTLRRVLLRGLEDDVFFGKALHGYTSNADGSVTACFQDGSLATGDVLVGADGTGSTVCKQRLPDARLEDTGIVSLGGKIPMSAETKALLSDKMFKGMSLIMAPMGFGAIIHSLEFADSRSDPGFASRWPDFVEALDEDSIGWGIWGARQNCPRDPSGLNGEQLRELGLELAQDWHPHLRALIHMTEPSTIHDVKVRTSVPLTPWASSNVTLLGDAVHTMTPGRGAGANTALRDAALLGRMLVEADRGRKPLVEAIHAYEVEMLRYSTEAVQESKKQMDANDLAHRPIIGTVQLAFMRSVMRTVNAIPALKRRAFRQMMRVRGEN, encoded by the coding sequence ATGAAAGTTTTGATTATCGGCGCCGGGACCGGCGGTTTGGCACTCGCCCACCTGCTTAAGCAGGCTGGGGTTTGCATAGCGGTGTATGAGCGCGACTTCGCGCCGAACGCCGACACCGGTGGCTATCGCGTCGGCATCAGCCCGGCTGGAAGCCGAGCGCTAAAAGCCTGTATCCCCGGCGAACTCTACGACCTCTATGTCGCCACCTGCGCTAGGTCGCCGCGCTATTTCAACATGCTCACGGAACAGCTCGGCGAAGTGCTGAGCTTCGACGTCGATGATGCAGACCCGAATGCTCTCGACGGTGAAAAGAACGTGGTTCGAAAGACGCTGAGGCGGGTTCTGCTCCGGGGACTTGAAGACGACGTGTTCTTTGGGAAGGCGCTTCACGGTTACACAAGTAACGCGGACGGGTCCGTCACCGCGTGCTTTCAGGATGGAAGCCTCGCGACGGGAGATGTCTTGGTGGGTGCTGACGGCACGGGTTCCACTGTATGCAAGCAACGCTTGCCGGACGCGCGTCTGGAAGACACTGGGATCGTGTCGCTCGGAGGCAAAATTCCTATGTCGGCCGAGACGAAAGCTCTGCTGTCGGACAAAATGTTCAAAGGCATGTCGCTGATTATGGCGCCGATGGGCTTCGGCGCAATCATTCACTCGCTCGAGTTCGCCGATAGCCGAAGTGACCCCGGGTTTGCTTCGCGTTGGCCGGATTTCGTCGAAGCACTCGACGAGGACAGCATCGGCTGGGGTATCTGGGGCGCTCGGCAGAATTGCCCGCGGGATCCGTCCGGCCTGAACGGAGAACAATTGAGAGAGCTGGGCTTGGAGCTCGCTCAAGACTGGCATCCGCACTTACGTGCTCTCATCCATATGACGGAGCCCTCGACGATCCACGATGTCAAGGTCAGGACCTCGGTCCCGCTGACGCCTTGGGCGAGTTCGAATGTCACTCTGCTCGGTGACGCCGTCCACACGATGACACCCGGACGAGGCGCGGGCGCCAATACAGCGCTTCGCGATGCCGCTCTGCTTGGACGCATGCTGGTCGAAGCGGACCGGGGACGAAAGCCGCTCGTCGAAGCCATACATGCCTACGAAGTCGAGATGCTTCGCTACAGTACCGAAGCAGTCCAAGAATCGAAAAAGCAGATGGATGCTAATGATCTGGCTCATCGACCGATTATCGGCACAGTTCAGCTCGCTTTCATGCGCAGCGTAATGCGCACCGTCAATGCAATACCTGCACTCAAGCGGCGCGCCTTTCGGCAGATGATGCGAGTTCGCGGCGAAAACTAG
- a CDS encoding PadR family transcriptional regulator yields MEEPLHPYRMQRLIKERGKDEVINVTQRASLYQTIQRLEREGLITPQKTVRDDKRPERTVYEITEKGRDIALEWMREMLSTVTREYPEFPAAISFLPLLTPNDVLGRLEHRANTIESELRRIDGVLREAQAVPRLFLLEMEYLRALHATELSWVNGVVEDLSAERITWTDEWLRQIAAKFSIDRNLDPD; encoded by the coding sequence ATGGAGGAGCCGCTGCATCCTTACCGGATGCAGCGGCTCATTAAGGAGCGCGGCAAGGACGAGGTGATCAATGTAACGCAGAGGGCGAGCCTCTATCAAACAATCCAGCGGCTCGAACGCGAGGGTTTGATCACTCCGCAGAAAACGGTCCGGGATGACAAGCGTCCCGAGCGGACCGTGTACGAGATAACCGAGAAGGGCCGCGACATCGCGCTGGAATGGATGCGCGAGATGTTGTCGACCGTGACGCGGGAATATCCGGAATTCCCCGCAGCCATATCATTTCTTCCTCTGCTCACACCGAATGATGTGTTGGGTCGGCTTGAGCACAGGGCAAATACCATCGAGTCAGAGCTCCGCCGGATCGACGGAGTCCTACGGGAGGCGCAGGCCGTACCAAGGCTCTTCCTTCTGGAGATGGAATATCTCCGGGCGCTTCACGCAACCGAACTGTCTTGGGTCAACGGCGTTGTCGAGGACCTCAGCGCCGAGCGCATCACCTGGACAGACGAGTGGCTGAGGCAAATCGCCGCGAAGTTCTCGATCGACCGCAACCTTGACCCGGACTAG
- a CDS encoding aldo/keto reductase has product MQYTTLGRSGLAVSRLAFGAMTFTSGDRSLSAIYKTDADVADALVGQALDAGINFFDTADAYASGQSETILGQVLMARRSEVVIATKVGFRTGTPLGRAGLSRRHILWSVEESLKRLRTDWIDVYIVHKEDPFTPLEETLAALDAVVRSGKVRYIGFSNWSAWKVAAALEIQKAKGLAPFTHGQMYYSLLGRDVERDILPMMQRYGLGLTVWSPLASGFLSGKYTRETLGDPDNRYSGFDILPFDKERGFALIERMRVIAAANGASVAQVAIAWVLTKKTVSSVLLGASKPHQLADNLGAAELVLDEGDLAALDAATEPAPVYPNWFIDNLVDQPQKAALGR; this is encoded by the coding sequence ATGCAATATACGACCCTCGGCCGGAGCGGCCTTGCCGTTTCCAGGCTTGCCTTCGGCGCGATGACTTTCACATCGGGCGACCGCAGCTTAAGCGCGATCTACAAGACCGATGCCGATGTTGCCGATGCGCTTGTCGGACAGGCACTTGATGCCGGCATCAACTTCTTCGATACGGCAGACGCCTACGCATCCGGCCAGTCGGAAACGATCCTCGGACAGGTGCTGATGGCGCGGCGCAGCGAGGTGGTTATTGCCACCAAGGTCGGCTTCCGCACCGGTACGCCTCTCGGCCGGGCCGGGCTCTCCCGCCGCCACATCCTCTGGTCGGTCGAGGAAAGCCTGAAACGGCTCAGAACGGACTGGATCGACGTCTATATCGTCCACAAGGAGGATCCGTTCACGCCGCTCGAAGAGACGCTCGCGGCGCTCGATGCCGTGGTGCGTTCCGGCAAGGTGCGTTATATCGGCTTTTCCAACTGGTCGGCCTGGAAGGTGGCGGCGGCGCTTGAAATCCAGAAGGCGAAGGGGCTGGCGCCCTTCACGCATGGACAGATGTATTATTCGCTGCTTGGCCGCGACGTCGAGCGCGACATTCTTCCGATGATGCAGCGTTACGGCCTCGGGCTGACCGTCTGGAGCCCGCTCGCCTCCGGCTTTCTTTCCGGCAAGTACACCCGCGAAACGCTCGGCGATCCCGACAACCGCTATTCCGGTTTCGACATCCTGCCCTTTGACAAGGAACGGGGCTTCGCGCTGATCGAGCGCATGCGGGTGATCGCCGCCGCGAACGGGGCGAGCGTCGCCCAGGTGGCGATCGCCTGGGTGCTTACGAAAAAGACGGTCTCAAGCGTGTTGCTCGGCGCCTCGAAACCGCATCAACTGGCCGACAATCTCGGTGCGGCGGAGCTGGTGCTTGATGAAGGCGACCTTGCAGCGCTCGATGCGGCGACTGAGCCGGCGCCGGTCTATCCGAATTGGTTCATCGACAATCTCGTCGACCAGCCGCAGAAGGCGGCCCTCGGCCGCTGA
- a CDS encoding LysR family transcriptional regulator, which translates to MAPDPFNGLTEFLAVADARSFTAAAASLGVTPTAVSQTIRALEVKLGVPLFVRTTRRVALTEAGAALFQRVRPAAADISDAFDMLGGFRDRPLGHLRLTVPRMAVPLIVTPLLPQFRNAYPDISVEISVDDAAIDITERGFDAGIRIGEAIEKDMIVMRLTSDIIWTVVGSPGYFARYGRPVTPEDLTRHQAIRYRYPTSGVIYRWEFERDGHDFSVDAPGSLMVNDFLLLLELAEAGLGLAYLPDISVGEAVTSGRLERVRSLLADHARSLCLFPRPLADAAEVARLSRHGNGAAAPQRVIP; encoded by the coding sequence ATGGCGCCCGACCCCTTCAACGGTTTGACGGAATTCCTGGCCGTCGCCGACGCCAGGAGCTTCACCGCTGCCGCCGCATCGCTCGGCGTCACGCCGACTGCCGTCAGCCAGACGATCCGCGCGCTCGAGGTGAAGCTCGGCGTGCCGCTCTTCGTCCGCACCACGCGGCGCGTCGCGCTCACCGAAGCCGGTGCCGCGCTCTTCCAGCGCGTCCGTCCGGCTGCCGCCGATATATCAGATGCGTTCGACATGCTGGGTGGCTTCCGCGACCGCCCGCTCGGGCACCTGCGCCTCACCGTGCCGCGCATGGCCGTGCCGCTGATCGTGACGCCGCTGCTGCCGCAATTTCGCAACGCCTATCCCGATATCTCCGTCGAGATCTCGGTCGATGATGCGGCAATCGATATCACCGAACGCGGTTTCGACGCCGGCATCCGCATCGGCGAGGCGATCGAAAAGGACATGATCGTCATGCGGCTGACATCTGACATCATCTGGACGGTCGTCGGCTCGCCCGGCTATTTCGCCCGATACGGTCGGCCGGTGACGCCGGAGGACCTCACCCGCCATCAGGCGATCCGCTACCGCTATCCGACATCGGGCGTCATCTATCGCTGGGAATTCGAGCGAGACGGCCACGACTTCTCCGTCGATGCGCCGGGCAGCCTGATGGTCAACGACTTCCTGCTGCTGCTCGAGCTCGCGGAGGCCGGGCTCGGTCTTGCCTATTTGCCGGATATTTCCGTCGGCGAGGCCGTGACATCAGGGCGGCTCGAACGCGTGCGATCCCTTCTTGCCGACCACGCCCGGTCTCTTTGCCTATTTCCCCGCCCGCTCGCAGACGCAGCTGAAGTTGCGCGTCTTTCTCGACATGGCAACGGCGCTGCTGCGCCGCAAAGGGTGATACCCTAG